In Silurus meridionalis isolate SWU-2019-XX chromosome 11, ASM1480568v1, whole genome shotgun sequence, the sequence tttaatggcactaattTTAGTAACGTGTGattaatgaaaaattaattaatgaattaaatgcaAATTTCGGTTTgagcatttttattaaagatataaataattacatataaaagaggcgaaatgaAATCCTTCAACGCAAcccacatttattcacaaggTACATTCTTTATaaacttatatatttttatatatattatatataataagaaaacccgaaatatttgttttactgctgcgccaagtctcaaatcaatcACCAAAATCCACCACAATGCACAGATCTGGCAATTACAATCGTCCATgcagaaacaaagcaaaagttgcGTTTTGTGACCTGATGTTTTACATGATtcaaaacactataattactttaaaacagttGCAAGAGTATTTTTATGAGCTGTCTGTCATCTGGAAATGTAACAGGCTTGTGTAAGTAAATTGCTCTTTGCAAAAAAGAGAAGTAACAGGAACATGGTatttctatgttcttttttatgtgttttatagaCATGAAGTTCTTTGGAAAACATCTATAATCTTTGAAACGTccagtcttcatgctctatgttgagtttggtttcactaacaataaacatacatttacataacgcatcaatatttgtccatgtccatgttaaTTAGAGCATAAAAAACTCTAAAGTATTTAtctaaggtacatttagaacagattaaaTATGTGTGAGTTCACTCATGACAGTCATGCAATTAATcccaataaatatttttagcgATTGTCAGCtctagtgtatatatatatatataaattataactgAACACACCTTCACACCACCTCACCTCACACACCCGTACTCCAGAATGGGGTTTTGCTAGGATTTAATGTAGTTTTGATGGGGTTTAATGGCCTTAATGGGGTTTGGTTTTAATTGGGGGTTTTGATGGCCTTTGATATTTGTATAGTCTTAAATTAAGTCCGATaccattataatatatattataattgaatgtattcatttaatttagaaCGGTCATAGATTTCGAGTTTATATCACATATGGTGCAGAAAGTACTGTgttttgtactgtactgtaagttGTTTTTGTCTCTGTTTACTTTCACAGATGGTGCTCAGTGAATAGACCTTTCATCTTTCAGTTAATCAGATCTGATTATGATCAAACTCAACATTTCATTAATATCTGATCAACTTTAATCTCTGAAAACAGCTTTATAAAGTTACTTTTACAGATCATAATCTCTCATTCTGTGTTTATTATACAGCCTTTTCACTGTGTTCAGATGTGTGTTTAAGATCATTCCATACACTAATGAGATCCTGTACAATAAAGTGTGTTATAAAGTacatcacagtgtgtgtgtgtgtgtgtgtgtgtgtgtgtgtgtgtgtgagatgatgtgTCTACAATTATACTGTACAATAAAGACCCCCTTTGTGTGTAAGAAACCCTATGAGCTCAACTCCAGAGAACCAGTGATTATGTGTGACCAAAGAATTGTTTACATTGTGATTTTTAACTGTAAAAACTCAGGGTGGCATCATGCAGTGTAATGTCAGGGTTATAGGTTTAGTGGCGTGTTGATGGGCTGTAATAGGCTTTAATCGGGTTTAATATGGTTTGATAACCTTACTTTAATGTGGTATATTTAGTGGGTATAATAGGGTTTTGATGGGCTTTAATGGGGGCATAATAGGGTTTTGATGGGTTTTAATGGGGGTATAATTGGGTTTTGATGGGCTTTAATGGGGGTATAATTGGGTTTTGATGGGCTTTAACAGGGGTATAATAGGGTTTTGATGGGCTTTAATGGGGTATAATAGGGTTTTGATGGGTTTTAACGGGGTATAATTGGGTTTTGATGGGCTTTAACGGGGTATAATAGGGTTTTGATGGGCTTTAATGGGGCATAATTGGGTTTTGATGGGCTTTAATGGGGTATAATAGGGTTTTGATGGGCTTTAATGGGGCATAATGGGTTTTGATGGGTTTTAATGGGGCATAATAGGGTTTTGATGGGTTTTAATGGGGTATAATGGGTTTTGATGGGGTTTTAATGGGGTATAATAGGGTTTTGATGGGCTTTAATGGGGTATAATAGGGTTTTGATGGGTTTTAATGGGGTATAATGGGTTTTGATGGGTTTTAATGGGGTATAATTGGGTTTTGATGGGGTTTTAATGGGGGTATAATGGGTTTTGATGGGTTTTAATGGGGCATAATAGGGTTTTGATGGGCTTTAATGGGGTATAATAGGGTTTTGATGGCCTTTAATGGGGGTATAATAGGGCTTTGATGGCCTTTAATGGGGCATAATAGGGTTTTGATGGGTTTTAATGGGGGTATAATTGGGTTTTGATGGGCTTTAACGGGGTATAATTGGGTTTTGATGGGCTTTAACGGGGTATAATAGGGTTTTGATGGGTTTTAACGGGGTATAATAGGGTTTTGATGGGCTTTAACGGGGTATAATTGGGTTTTGATGGGCTTTAACAGGGTATAATTGGGTTTTGATGGGCTTTAATGGGGTATAATAGGGTTTTGATGGCTTTAATGGGGTATAATAGGGTTTTGATGGGTTTTAATGGGGTATAATAGGGTTTTGATGGGTTTTAATGGGGTATAATAGGGTTTTGATGGGTTTTAATGGGGTATAATAGGGTTTTGATGGGCTTTAATGGGGTATAATTGGGTTTTGATGGGTTTTAATGGGGTATAATAGGGTTTTGATGGGTTTTAATGGGGTATAATAGGGTTTTGATGGGTTTTAATGGGGTATAATAGGGTTTTGATGGGCTTTAATGGGGTATAATTGGGTTTTGATGGGCTTTAATGGGGTATAATAGGGTTTTGATGGGTTTTAATGGGGTATAATAGGGCTTTGATGGCTTTAACAGGGTAAAATAGGGTTTTGATGGGTTTTAATGGGGTATAATAGGGCTTTGATGGGCTTTAACAGGGTATAATTGGGTTTTGATGGGCTTTAATGGGGTATAATAGGGTTTTGATGGGTTTTAATGGGGTATAATAGGGTTTTGATGGGCTTTAACAGGGTATAATAGGGTTTTGATGGGCTTTAATGGGGTATAATAGGGTTTTGATGGGCTTTAACAGGGTATAATTGGGTTTTGATGGGCTTTAATGGGGTATAATAGGGTTTTGATGGGTTTTAATGAGGTATAATAGGGTTTTGATGGGCTTTAATGGGGTATAATAGGGTTTTGATGGGCTTTAATGGGGGCATAATGGGTTTTGATGGGTTTTAATGGGGTATAATAGGGTTTTGATAGGCTTTAATGGGGTATAATAGGGTTTTGATGGGCTTTAATGGGGTATAATTGGGTTTTGATGGGTTTTAATGGGGGCATAATAGGGTTTTGATGGGTTTTAATGGGGTATAATAGGGTTTTGATGGGCTTTAATGGGGTATAATAGGGTTTTGATGGGTTTTAATGGGGGCATAATAGGGTTTTGATGGCCTTAATGGGGTATAATTGGGTTTTGATGGGCTTTAATGGGGTATAATGGGTTTTGATGGGTTTTAATGGGGGCATAATGGGTTTTGATGGGTTTTAATGGGGTATAATGGGTTTTGATGGGTTTTAATGGGGTATAATTGGGTTTTGATGGGCTTTAACAGGGTAAAATAGGGTTTTGATGGCTTTAACAGGGTATAATAGGGTTTTGATGGGTTTTAATGGGGGTATAATAGGGCTTTGATGGGCTTTAACAGGGGTATAATTGGGTTTTGATGGGCTTTAATGGGGTATAATAGGGTTTTGATGGGTTTTAATGGGGGTATAATAGAGTTTTGATGGGCTTTAATGGGGTATAATAGGGTTTTGATGGGTTTTAATGGGGGTATAATAGGGTTTTGATGGGTTTTAATGgggtataataaaattttgatgGGCTTTAATGGGGTATAATAGGGTTTTGATGGGCTTTAAATAGGGTTTAATGGGTTTTAACCTCCTAAGACCTGAGCTTTGGTTtggcttgcattttagatttcttccagCTATTTGGGGTTGGGAAGAACCAATAtttataataaccatatattttctttgaacatgaagctctttctggaaaaaaatgatgtccACTTATGCGGACACTCGGTCTGTATCTGCAGAAAACAATCAAGACACCATTGTGTAACAAAATGCAATCTGAGCACTGTGCCTGAACATTTTTCATTGTTACTGTTGCATATATAACTGTTTCAACTTCTGAACATGGATATGGAAAAACAACATTTGTAAGAAACAAGCTATCATATCCAAAAATCCTTGACCATTTGTTTATGTTTcgcttttgcttttttataaCACTCTAAAACTTAAATTACTCCAAACTTGGAATGTCCTTTTTGTCTGTGGGAACAGTTGATCACGTTTAACCGTTGTgaaagactgtgtaacagttgcGTTTAGTTAGCAAGCACAAGAACACCTTGCATGTTACACAACAGACTCGAGTTTTCCCAGAACAGCCTGCCACTCTGCAGCGTGCTGCATTCTTCAGGTTGACCACCTCTGGAAGATGTGCATTAGCCCTTCTGCGGACTGAGATGTGAGGCACTTCCTTCACAGGGCGCTTTTTCTTTGGCTCTAAATGGTCTGTGTTGTCTTTCTGTTCTGAGAGGTCTGTACTGTCTTTCTGTGTATTGTTATGTTGGGCCAAGAATGTCTTAGCCACTTCCATTCAAAATTCAAGAAATTGCATCATGCCATTTCTTGGTGTGCCACGTACTGTGTGGTCTTGGCGGTACGGTAGCCAACTGTTGGCTAAAGCAACATCTGTGAAGTGCATGAGCATCTGAAGAGTCCACTTCTTGGTATGGTAGCTGATCATCCTGTCTGTGAGGTCAACCCCACCCATCTTGTGGTTGTATTCATGAACAATATTTGTTCGTCTGATAGACACATATTTCTCTGTCCTGCTCAGTTTCCTTCTCAGGCTCAAACTGGGCTAGGTTTGGGGTAAGTTGAGCAGCCCTCCAGCGCACTCCTCGTCCTTGCTTGGGTTGTCCTTGAAAGCTTGGTCCTGGTGTTAGCTCTTTAGGGTCATTGTTTGAGCCATCAACCCGCTGGGTCTGGTGTCTGGGAGTGCGTGAAATGGCATTGCTATGGTCTGGGCAACAATAGGTTTCACCACGGCCCCGGCTAGCCACAGTGGACTGTGGAGTGGGGTCTTCATCCCCACTACTCTTCTCCTCACTTCTGCTTGGCTCCTGTTGTGGAGGATAATAATTAACATCCTCTATGGGGTCATCAATGTCAGATAAGTCCTCTACCTCTGAGATGTGTCCCCAGCAATTGACTCCAGTACTAATTCCAGTGCCTTTGACAGAGGAATACACTCTGGAAATGATATCATgatatcaaaaataaaataaaaatcaatgtaAAGTTATTTATCACACATGCAATGTCAATGTATACTGTTGTAACctattgtaaatgtatgttttgtaaCAAATTCTTCCCAAACTATGTTTTAACAGTTAAATTTTTTgctaacatttttacatttttaattaagctAAGTCCCATTATCCACATAAGTGGACTTCAAGTTAAGAGGCATAGTAAATCTTTACTGttacaaatgtttttacaattttcatgCCATAATCATACAACACTATTATGCATAACCTAACAAGAATCaacaatgaaaatgtattagatTTTTTACCTTGAGGACGTTTTGGTCTCATGTGACTGTCTGACTTTTCAGGTGTGTTCTCCGCCATCTTGAAATTTCTATGTAATGGgtaaaggagtttttcctttctgaCACCACCAGGTGGCAGTGTAAGTGTTTACGTTTGTGTAGAACAGGTTCCAGTTACACAGAATTAGGTATTATGGCGCacacaacaaaaaatgtaatgtgcaCGTGTGTGGACACCAGGTCGTAGGAGGTTAATGGAGTTAAACCGTCAACATGCCGCCCTGACATAAACACACTAACATAAATCGCGTTTTGAGTCACGTGGGGAACGAGGACCAATCAGAAGCGGCCGTGTCTGCAACACAGGCGGGAAACGAAAGCAGTAAACATAGCGCGCGCCAGCTTCACTCTCAATCATGGCGTTAGCTGGGAAAAGGAAACGGATAAGTCACATATTAAACTCGTCACAGCCCGCGAGCAGACAGTCATCTTTACCCTGGAGCTCACACACGGAGCGTggacagggacagggacagggacagggacaCGAGCAGGGACCGCGCTTTGTGGAAGGATCTATTGTCCGTATTTCTATGCAAAACTTCCTGTAAGTGGCTAACTGACTAGCAGGATTTATTCCACCTGTTTTCTGACTCATGCCGCTGCAAACATGCTGCATTTTGATTGGCTCGTAACCACGAGCCCGCAGCTGTCAGCCAATAATGTGGAGGCATTTGGGGAGAAGGTTCCAGAATACGGGTTGAAAAATAACGCttcagaaatgtattaaatgttttagCTTGAGTTATTTATATACAGCCGATTAATGACAGATCAGATTTAGTCTGATCTAGTGTGTGATTTACGTATTTTCAGAATTATATACAAATAGGGATTTAAGAGTGTCGCAGtctaatgttttataaatatttaagaagttaataaaatctaattttcaCATCTTTAAACTGTAACATTATTTTCTCAGTGATTTATTTAATGGTAAAGGTAAGCCTTTACATcgtgacatcacttcctgtgttcatgtgtagTCCCGCCCCAAATCAGTTCAATAAAGAAATACACCGAGAGGAGATCAGACACCATGCTGTAGAGTTCAGGAGAAGATCAGACACCATGCTGTAGAGTTCAGAAGAAGATCAGACACCATGCTGTAGAGTTCAGGAGGAGATCAGACACCATGCTGTAGAGTTCAGGAGAAGATCAGACACCATGCTGTAGAGTTCAGGAGGAGATCAGACACCATGCTGTAGAGTTCAGGAGAAGATCAGACACCATGCTGTAGAGTTCAGGAGAAGATCAGACACCATGCTGTCGAGTTCAGGAGAAGATCAGACACCATGCTGTAGAGTTCAGGAGGAGATCCGAAACCATGCTGTAGAGTTTAAGAGGAGATCAGACACCATGCTGTAGATTACAGGAGGAGATCAGACACCACACTGTAGATTTGAGGAGGAGATCAGACACCACACTGTAGATTTGAGGAGGAGATCAGACACCACGCTGTAGATTTAAGAAGGAAAACACACACTACGCTGTAGATTTGAGGAGGAGATCAGACACCACACTGTAGATTTGAGGAGGAGATCAGACATCATGCTGTAGATTTGAGGAGGAGATCAGACATCATGATGGGTTGTTGTTTAGATGTTAAAGATCAGACGTGTGTATATTAACAGGACGTATGATCACTCAGAAGTGTTTCCTGGTCCGAACCTGAACATGATTGTAGGAGCAAACGGAACTGGAAAGTCCAGTATCGTGTGTGCGATTTGTCTCGGACTGGCTGGAAAAACTGCCGTGCTGGGACGAGGAGATAAGGTGAGATACACACCTCCACCTGCCTCATCATCAAATCCCCCTCCCAATTTAGCAGTTTTGTGTCACTATATTGTGGTAATTTAATATGGCTAATAATATCaatcatttctgtgtgtgtgtgtgtgtgtgtgtgtgtgtgtgtgtgtgtattaggtgGGACTGTATGTGAAGAGAGGATGCAGTAAAGGCTCAGTGGAAGTGGAGCTGTAAGTATCTGATAATACAttatgcatatatgtgtgtatttatgtatatagaGGTCATAtgagtattttgtgtgtgtgtgtgtgtgtgtgtgtgtgtgtgtgtgtgtgtgtgtgtgtgtcaggtacAGAGCTGCTGGAAACCTTGTGATTAACCGTGAGATTAATGTGGAGAATAATCAGAGTGTGTGGATGCTGAATGGCAGACACACAAGTCagaaggtggtggaggaggCAGTGAAGGAGCTCCATATTCAGGTTGGGAATCTGTGTCAGTTCCTGCCTCAGGTCAGTGGCACcttgtttacacacacattcttatcATGATCATTGTGTTGTTATTGCAGGTGGAATGTAGTGTAATATGATGTGTTGGACATTAGATAGACCACAGAAGTAGTGAGTCTGTAGATATTTGATGATCAGCCTCAGTTTGTTGTTGGGAATTAAATCAGTACAAGTTTCTGTAGGAAGATGCAGGAATTATTGAGCATGAATTTAACTTTGTTAATCTCATTCTACAGTATCATCACAGTAATTCAAGCACTGCTTATTTgtacagattgtgtgtgtgtgtgtgtgtgtgtgtgtgtgtgtgtgtgtgtgtgtgcgtgtttgatCTTTAATCTATGTCTCTCCCTGTAGGAGAAGGTTGGCGAGTTTGCTAAGATGAGTAAGATCGAGCTCCTGGAAGCCACTGAGAAGTCTGTCGGCCCACCAGAAATGTACAACTTTCACTGTGAGCTGAAGAACTGCCGGAGTAAAGAGAGGGATCTGGAGGTAACGTTTTATTTCTGCTGTGTTTAGCATTTCCAGTCTGCCCCTGACTCACCTTTACCTATGGGGAAATTGTACAGAATTTGTGTAAGGAAAAGGCCACCTTCCTGGAGAAAGCCCGGCAGAGGAACGAACGGAACAAAGGGGACGTGGAGCGCTACCACATGAGAAGGAGACATCTTGACAGGATCCAGATGCTGGAGAAGAAAAGGCCCTGGGTGGTGAGCGTCCTCCTGTCCCATCTTAAAATAACTgtatgagaaaaaagaaatgtttgaattgtaattttaatacagaaatattgtatataataattgtaaaaagctcgataaagttttatttattacataaaataaaaaattgcccttaaatgctgtaaaatcattttaaaagcagCAGTTCGAGCATTTTCTGAACAGCTTAGATGTTCCCTAAAGGGCTAAAGTGAAGAACCCTGAGGGACATCAGGgagacacacacattacactgtgtttatttattcttataaaaCATACAGAAGTCAACTGGTGTCTGTACATTAGAAACATAATGTCTGCTAATTCTTCATATGTGTAGTTCGAGCCACGATCAGGAGCAGTGTATCTTTAATATCATTCAACTAATCATCTAAAGTTCAAAACTGCTTCTGATTAGATTCATGAAGCAAAGAGCCTGAATTCATCCTTATTTCTTTTAGCTTTTAATGGTGTTTATTTAAGATCAATAACTTTATTCGTCATCTAtacgtttatctgtaataaatgaacattcggtggaacccagatgaggatgaggttccctcttgagtctggttcctctcaaggtttcttccttctccaCAGTCTCCactgacttgttcatcagggacacttacattaataaagaacatcttcatttttatcaccacattatctgtgtaaatctgctcTGAGACagtgttcattattaaaagtgcaaaacaaataaacatgaactgaagtgtgtgtgtgtgtgtgtgtgtgtgtgtgtgtgtgtgtgtgtgtgtagaagtacGAGACGACTCGTAAGGAACTGGAGGAagtaaagaaacagagagacgaCATGAAGAAGACGGTGAAGTCACTGAAGGAAGCTCAAACGCCTCTGCTGAGAAAAATCCAGTCCATCGAGAGCCAGCTGCAACCTATTGAGAACCAGATGAAGGAAAAGGTCTGGTGATCCTCCAGtccaaataacaataaaatacagaaacaataGTGATAATTAAATCACAAGTATTCCACCAGTTTAggagaaatgtttaaaaaagcaataatagctttAATTAGATAAAATGTCAGAAGAATATGCAGGtaaatagatttatatttatattaaaggaTGAACTGTTCACTGATTATGATGTAGATTTGCTCACGTGTAtgaccacttcctgtttcagacGGCCAAAATCAGAGAAGCgtcacaaaaatgtaaacacaaacagGATCAATTGGACTTGAAATATAAAGAGGTGTggagttgtttttttgtttttctaaacaCAGAGCTGTACAGTAAAGGATTGTGACGTCTGGACTAAGTCTGATTATCTCACCATCAGATTGATGACATTAGGCAGGCTCTGAGTCTGAAGCGGGCCGAGGCGGCGGATCGGGATCGGCGAATCGAGATCACACGCCGTGCGATTCAGGACCTGCAGACGGAGCTGGACAACGTAGGCAGCCAAGAGGACATCACGCCCAGGATTGAGGCAGTTAACTCTGAGCTCAGGGGCATCCAGGAGGAGAAATCCAGGCTGGACGTCGAATGGCAGGACTTGAGGCGCGATAAGGACGAGGCCACGGGCGAGCTGAGACGTAAGATTTACTAAGAACTCTATAAAGCGCTAACATCACAGTGCTGTTTACTTCTGgaatgtgattggtcagaaggttttgaTTAATTGtccataacagcagctctgaaaaTTCTTCTGGAAATGAATGTGCATCTAACATGTATGGAAGGAATCTCTCGTAGAGGTCAACCGATCacgtttgtttttacacgtgagactgcacgctgcacgGAGACAGCtatcatataattatatttattcatgattcagtaatgtttcttatttttgtattaaactaCAGTtattgaaatttattttttcagccagtatccatttgaaaaactgtggattgattaattggttattgaTAAGTACAATCCaaccaatataaaaaaaatccgcTTCAGGTGTGAACAGTAACATTTCTTCATCACACCACCCTTGTGTTGATTATCGTCTACACCAGCACACCTGTACCTGTTTTACTCTTCACATATCAGCAGTCTGTGGAAGTAAATATCTTCAGCTTCTTTTCTGCTCCTCATCCACAGGTCTGCAGAACCGTCTGCGTAGTTTAGAGGACATGATGAACAGGAAGGAGGAGATGCTGCGGCAACGTTCTCCTGACACTCACACGGCTCTGCTGTGGCTGAGGAGGAACCGCCATCTCTTTGAGGGAAATGTGTACGAGCCCATGATGCTGGTGGTGAGTTTAACTGCTTTacgacgtgtgtgtgtgtgtgtgtgtgtgtgtgtgtgtgtgtgtgtgtgtgtgtgtgtgtgtgtttttatttatccgGTTATCTTTAATTACAGATTAATGTACGGGACCcacaaaatgctaaatatgtGGAGAGCCATGTTCCTATAAACGACCTGAGAGCATTTGTGTTCCAGAAGCAGCAGGATATGGAGAAGTTCATGTCAGAGGTAAGTTGTGgagatgtttgtgttttagtgGAATGTGTTGAAACACTGGGGATGGTGTGTGTTCTCTGCCCTCAGATACGAGACCGACAGAGGCTTCGAGTGAACAGTGTGATCGCTCCTGCAGAGTCGTGGGCTTCTCGACCACCATCACGACCCTTAAACTCCCTCCAGTATGAAAACTtttcatttcagaaaaacacatttgtatCTTAAAACCGTtagaaaaagtgtaaaatacaGAAATCACAGATATACATAAACGTGGAATCTGGAATAGTGAGATCTAATTATTCATTAGTCAGCATAaaactttgtgtttttgttgttgagtCTTCtggatttgcatttttattgttttgagtTATATTTTATTCCTTCTCTTTGGAATTACATGATTTTATTCTACATCTCTTCATCATTAAATGTTGTGTATAAATCACGACTtcagatacatttttataaagaattaaATGGATCTTGTGACTAGTTTTAAAATGCTGTTAATCTTTAGATAAAGCTGACTTACATTGTGGaaagtttatatttgtgtgtgtgtgtgtgtgtgtgtgtgtgtgtgtgtgtgtgtgtgtgtgtgtgtgtgtgtgtgtgtgtgtgtgcaggcgcTATGGGTTCTTCTCCTACCTCGCGAGCTGTTTGATGCCCCAGACGAGGTGATGAGTTACCTGTGCCATCAGTACAGGGTTAATGATGTACCTGTGGGGACGAAGGAGACTAAGAAGCTGATTGAGATGGTTAGTTTTTCTTGTTGACACACAGGTTCTGTATGAACACTGTTTTAGTTTAATCTAAAGATTGCTGTTAGAATGAGGACTTCTGAGGTGCCAGTGATCCTCAGTGTTGATCTGtgttcctctctctgtctcattcagGTGATTAATGAGTCTCAGCTGAAGACCATCTACACTGAAGATGAGAGGTATGTGGTAAAGAAGTCCACTTACTCCAACAGGACCATCTCCAGTAACACTGCCCTGCGAccttctcagttcctcagcatgAACATTGATGCAGTCGAGAGGGATCAGTTGAAAGCTCAGCTCAGTGTAAGATACACCAAAGTCACGCCAGGAACATTCTCTTTCTTCACTTTTGTGTGGACCAGGAGCCTGAGCTGTTTTTCAAGTCAGTGCATTGTGATTAATAAAACTGACCCCTGTGCAGTAAATATTATATCCACTCAGCAGATCTTAAGAGCGTTCCACATTCCACATTCCACTCCCCTTCACTCTTTCATTCATACAGTAATAGTTTTATGCTGGGGAggggcgcacacacacacacacacacacacacacacacacacagagaacatgTTTAACATCATgcagacagtaacctgagctgaAGGTCATATCATGGTTGTTGTGATGAGATCACACGATACCCTGCATCATACAGCAGCTCCTCATGGACCTGAAGACCAGCTCAAGTGAAGACATGCACATTATTTGACTCGATGAAGTAGAAATCTTACCACACAGATCTAGTCACTGCTTACAggatctcacaaaagtaagtacacccctcacatttcagcaggcACTTTAGTGTGCTGTTATTTAGACAGTAACTGtgtttttagaggacagtaaatctgaacTTCTGACTCGCCTCTAAAAGACAACCACActtcatttctacagtatt encodes:
- the smc5 gene encoding LOW QUALITY PROTEIN: structural maintenance of chromosomes protein 5 (The sequence of the model RefSeq protein was modified relative to this genomic sequence to represent the inferred CDS: inserted 1 base in 1 codon), with the translated sequence MALAGKRKRISHILNSSQPASRQSSLPWSSHTERGQGQGQGQGHEQGPRFVEGSIVRISMQNFLTYDHSEVFPGPNLNMIVGANGTGKSSIVCAICLGLAGKTAVLGRGDKVGLYVKRGCSKGSVEVELYRAAGNLVINREINVENNQSVWMLNGRHTSQKVVEEAVKELHIQVGNLCQFLPQEKVGEFAKMSKIELLEATEKSVGPPEMYNFHCELKNCRSKERDLENLCKEKATFLEKARQRNERNKGDVERYHMRRRHLDRIQMLEKKRPWVKYETTRKELEEVKKQRDDMKKTVKSLKEAQTPLLRKIQSIESQLQPIENQMKEKTAKIREASQKCKHKQDQLDLKYKEIDDIRQALSLKRAEAADRDRRIEITRRAIQDLQTELDNVGSQEDITPRIEAVNSELRGIQEEKSRLDVEWQDLRRDKDEATGELRRLQNRLRSLEDMMNRKEEMLRQRSPDTHTALLWLRRNRHLFEGNVYEPMMLVINVRDPQNAKYVESHVPINDLRAFVFQKQQDMEKFMSEIRDRQRLRVNSVIAPAESWASRPPSRPLNSLQRYGFFSYXRELFDAPDEVMSYLCHQYRVNDVPVGTKETKKLIEMVINESQLKTIYTEDERYVVKKSTYSNRTISSNTALRPSQFLSMNIDAVERDQLKAQLSAAQQKIQSVDGRMAAYQEQQVRLDRHDNDLRAEKKRLSELKGKKRQLEQRISTKQESLRQMQQGVIDLQKEEDEANTRISHINQQKVAIVEEFLGFMKHRARLIMEKVYLALDIAGLSAEKTKLESDCREGSAELRRAEQAFTELDQRKTSLLETCRGLMRRASEICNMNPGETQVPEILHTAFSELPETLDEIDAMLNEEKARAEGFADLSERVVEEYNQREKEIKEMEKELEEKTKDLKTYRQNISEAKERWLNPLKQLVDQINEKFSDFFRSMNCAGEVDLHSENEEEYDKYGIRIRVKFRSSTQLHELTPHHQSGGERSVSTMLYLMALQELNRCPFRVVDEINQGMDPANERRVFDIVVKTACGGKTSQYFFITPKLLQNLKYADEMTVLCVHNGPYMLPPHKWDHNAFLRRVKRQSTQ